The stretch of DNA ATTCTCGTTAGGTTTTGAGGAACTCTTCTGGTGCTACAAATACCCCCCAATAAATGCACATAAACGAGGACcaagttataaaaaaaaaatctttatttcatgtaccaggattttttttttttgtcattttctctttttaaaatttttttctttttaacagtctgaaaaaaacccacgaaataaagaaaatggagGTTGGTTTCTTGTACTGGTTTGAGCTGGACATGAGCAACACCCTGCGGAAAATCTTCCCCGCCAGCCCTTGCCTCCTGCACACGCTGTCCCGGCGCCCTCCCGCACTGTCCCCGCCTGGCCCCAGGGCGCACTCAGCCCTGTGAATGCTCCCCAGCTCCGAGCAGGGTTGGGTGAGGATGGAAACCCCAGCGCCACCTTCCCTCTGCGCTGGGGAGCCGGCTTTAACTTATTCCTCTGGGCGCCTCGGAGGGGGTGGATGTCCCGTGTGAATCCTTCTGAAAGGGCTGGGAGGCCACGGGAGAGGATGTCAGCAGTGGGGTAGGGTCTGAACACCCAGCCGAGGCGCTCGCATCCACCTCTTGCCCTGTGATGCCGATTTTGGGGGTGACCCCGTCCCTCTGCTGCCCCCCCGCCCTaccccagggcagggaagggggggTGAGGTAGCAGTGGGTCGGGGGGAGCGGGGAGGATCTGGCTGCTTTAAAGCAGAACCCCCGCTGGGACCTGGAGCGGGGACTGCGCAGCTCCTAAaactggagcagcaggaatggggACGGAAAAAAAGTCGAAAAGTGGGTCTGCGCTGCCGAAGGGCTCAGCGGCCCCATCCTGCAAACTCTGGGCATTTCTGCCTGCCCCGGGCACTTCTGCTTTCGGGGGGCAGCCCCAAAGGGGCCCTGTCCTCGCCCCGGGCTGGCCGGTGTCCGCGGGTGTCACAGAGGCACCCATCAGCCCTGCTGCCGCCTCCCCTCCGCCCCCAGCTCTGGTGGAGGGAGATGCGCTGACAGCTGGCTCCCCGCTgccccaggcagggagcagccaggccCGGGGGCCCGGGAGGGATGGGGGGACCCAGCTCGCCTTGCCTTGCTGTTGTGGAGGCGACCACGGCAGTGGGGGACCCaggagaggggtggggaggagggcaAAAGCCGGCGGGCATGGGACAGCCGCTGGCGCGGCAGCTGGAGGGGCGCTGGGGGCTCGGAGGTGGGGATGGCAGGCAGGGCGGATCACAGCCCGGGGCCGCCTTCGGCTCAGGgtgtgctgcctgtgcccaggcGAGGACGGGAGCGATTTCGGGGTGCGGCTGGGTGGCCTGACCGTGCCCCTGCGTGGCTGCAGCCCCACTGATGTGACCCAAGGGTGGATCTGGGCAGATTTGAGGGGTGCGTGGCCACCCTGCGGAGCCTCTGGAGCATTCACAGGAGAGCATGCGCCCACCAGGGCACGAGTGTGTGAGCATGGCACACGTGTGCGTGAGTGCTGTCCCCCCCCACAGCATCCCGTGTGTGTCCCCCCCACAGCATCATCACCCTGAAAGGATGGGAGCCCCAGCTGTCCTCCaccagccccccccccccacctgcgcctcccacacagctccctgctgcctctttcccttttttactttttttcacagtttaaagctgaagaaaacaaaaattaaaagaaaaaaaatactatctGTTCTTCTTGCAAGTAAATCCACttattatatttacatttatttatagttgttgttttattaaaaaattgccactttattttttaagaaacctcttttgtcctttttttttttttttttttttttttgtctctgcttGTGTGTCTTTATTTACTgtgtctgtttgtttttttgcacTGTCACCGTTAACCCCAGGGTCCCAAGGGCTGGGGAAGTGgggacccccctggggacactgtggagGGGTGACTCAGCATCAGCTCCTGCACTCCCTAGGGTCACTTTAAACCCCTAGGTACCTGTGGAGGATGAGTGGATCCCCACGGATCCTAGGGGAATGGAGTGGGTCCCCATGGGTCTCAGGGGAACAGAGTGGGTCATGGCTAACTCCAGCACCCAGGATCCTCCATAACTGGCCCAAGAACACTGAAGTCACTGGCAGCCGAACACCCATCCCCTGTTCCCCAAGAAGCTTGTGCTGGGTTAAAGTGGGAAACaaaccataaaataaaataataaaacctcccaaaattaaaaaagctgcctcctcctcttcctcccacttgatttattgtcattttttatttcttggttcccttttatttttttttaatctgtttttattaaatgttaaaataatggTACATGGGAAAtcatgcattttcttttaaatttatttctattttttaaatctctttctctcagtttaaaggtttttcttttttttcttttttctttttctttttttttttttaagaatttttttcactgttgtcTCTTTCCTCATGTTTCCTTTTcgtttgtttggttttatttttgttcactCGCTTGTTTGTCTGCTTATCTGCTTGTTCCTtcgttgtttttttttttatttttttgtcagtttttttgtttgcttttgttggtttttttgtggattttttttttttttttgcattgggAAGGTCCCCACTCCACCAAGGGGCGCTTccacctcctccttccccaccccccctgctgccccctgcccccttccgccctccccaccctgcagcCCACCCCCGTCTCCTCCTGCCCGTTCCTGCCCCATTTTCAGCTCCTGGCGACGGCTTCATACCGGGGTGGTCCGGCGGTTGGCTGTGTTGGTGTGGATAGAGTCCTTGTTCTCTTTCTGGATACAGTTGTGAACCTGGAGGAAACTGTTATCCCTGTCGGAGTTGTAGGTGGCGGTGGGGGTGGTGGTTGCCTTCAGCGGGTCCCTGGTCAGGGTGTACATCGAGATCTCTGTTGATGGGAGGGTGTTGAACCCTTTGATCCCGACGGGAGAGGCATCCCTGGAGTGTGAAGGCTCAGTGGAGCGGGAGCTGGAGCGACTGCGTCTCTGATAGCGGTACCGGTAGCTGGGGATGCGGGTGATGGCGGAGGACTGGAGGTAGTCCGTGGCACGAGCGTTGGCACGCAGCTGTTTGTGCCGGTCTATGAACATGTGGACAGCCAGCACTCCCACCATCTCGGCTATAATGAAGGACAGGGCCCCGAAATAGAAGGACCAACCGTAGGAGTAGCTGTTCTTCTTGGAGTCACTCTTGGAGGGGTCTCCAGCGTTGGCTGATATGTATACGATGATGCCAATTATATTACTCAGACCTGCAAGCCGTCCGGcaggggagagagaaggagatgTCAGGAAGGTCACACGTGGCAGTGGTGGGGGCTGTGGGGTTGaatccctgcctgtcccctcctggATGGGCAGTTTTCTTCGGGAAACTCAGGCAAAACCCTCCTCAGGtgcctgctgcttccctggagtGCACTCC from Poecile atricapillus isolate bPoeAtr1 chromosome Z, bPoeAtr1.hap1, whole genome shotgun sequence encodes:
- the LOC131573214 gene encoding voltage-dependent calcium channel gamma-2 subunit encodes the protein MGLFDRGVQMLLTTVGAFAAFSLMTIAVGTDYWLYSRGVCKTKTVSENETSKKNEEVMTHSGLWRTCCLEGNFKGLCKQIDHFPEDADYEADTAEYFLRAVRASSIFPILSVILLFMGGLCIAASEFYKTRHNIILSAGIFFVSAGLSNIIGIIVYISANAGDPSKSDSKKNSYSYGWSFYFGALSFIIAEMVGVLAVHMFIDRHKQLRANARATDYLQSSAITRIPSYRYRYQRRSRSSSRSTEPSHSRDASPVGIKGFNTLPSTEISMYTLTRDPLKATTTPTATYNSDRDNSFLQVHNCIQKENKDSIHTNTANRRTTPV